One part of the Aspergillus luchuensis IFO 4308 DNA, chromosome 5, nearly complete sequence genome encodes these proteins:
- a CDS encoding uncharacterized protein (COG:S;~EggNog:ENOG410PU14;~TransMembrane:1 (i7-26o);~antiSMASH:Cluster_5.8) — protein sequence MGILKRVAKITTIGAGVGTAFFFAAVRHNTFVPMPTSDPLFQHPLYQKLNPNNNPTTHDLCVRRVPLKDIKPALLEKPGRLTEAFCAGVWSGFGYAYQRRYLSKKYEGPETASHLWTRADLRAATYDVGTLITDHFEVVEKTPERIVVRCGDSPRKKDVRESDGLFEISTEVKPQEGVAEFRLKSLFFQGKGKAESEPMPSHVVWLHQQYTKLWLETALGNIWR from the exons ATGGGTATCCTCAAACGTGTCGCCAAGATAACCACCATTGGCGCTGGCGTCGGCACagcgttcttcttcgcagCCGTCCGTCACAACACCTTCGTGCCGATGCCCACAAGCGACCCTCTCTTCCAGCACCCTCTGTACCAGAAACTCaatcccaacaacaaccccacaaCCCATGACCTCTGTGTGCGTCGCGTACCACTCAAGGACATTAAGCCCGCCTTGCTGGAAAAGCCAGGCCGACTGACCGAGGCGTTTTGCGCCGGAGTGTGGAGTGGATTCG GATACGCCTATCAACGCCGCTACCTCTCCAAGAAATACGAAGGCCCCGAAACCGCTTCTCACCTCTGGACGCGCGCGGACCTACGCGCCGCGACATACGACGTGGGCACGCTGATCACAGATCACTTCGAGGTGGTAGAAAAGACGCCGGAGCGGATTGTCGTGCGGTGCGGAGATTCGCCCCGCAAGAAGGACGTGCGGGAATCGGATGGACTGTTTGAAATTTCGACGGAGGTCAAGCCCCAAGAGGGAGTTGCGGAGTTCCGGCTCAAGAGTCTGTTCTTCCAAGGCAAGGGGAAGGCGGAGAGCGAGCCAATGCCCTCGCATGTGGTTTGGTTGCATCAGCAGTATACGAAATTGTGGTTGGAAACGGCGTTGGGAAATATTTGGCGGTGA
- a CDS encoding methyltransferase family protein (COG:S;~EggNog:ENOG410PU14;~InterPro:IPR007269;~PFAM:PF04140,PF04191;~TransMembrane:5 (o6-24i45-72o105-125i161-178o198-217i);~antiSMASH:Cluster_5.8;~go_component: GO:0016021 - integral component of membrane [Evidence IEA];~go_function: GO:0004671 - protein C-terminal S-isoprenylcysteine carboxyl O-methyltransferase activity [Evidence IEA];~go_process: GO:0006481 - C-terminal protein methylation [Evidence IEA]) has translation MPSFSSISLSASLLTAGYLAFRGLTPPNLPSSSKGNGPPDRVRLIAGPINTVTLHLNTACIIYHALLALFYIDSSNSNAKEPIYSGDGVYLQAICPHRTSLAPHLFTWTITSTLCLVSIIVGALLRLSAFRFLGRNFTFQLAQPNTLITGGLYRLVQHPSYTGLWFLAAGYLGLVMRWDGAVACAMDDAVLERLSGWGGWVVGVIVTGLIYATVMRVRDEEGMLRDQFGRDWEEWHMRTARFIPYLI, from the coding sequence AtgccctccttctcatcgatTTCACTGTCTGCTTCTCTCTTAACCGCAGGATACCTCGCCTTCCGCGGCCTCACACCCCCAAACCTTCCTTCCAGCTCCAAAGGTAATGGGCCGCCAGACCGCGTTCGTCTGATTGCCGGCCCGATCAACACCGTCACACTACATCTCAATACGGCCTGCATCATCTACCACGCTCTTCTTGCGCTGTTCTATATAGATAGCAGTAACAGCAATGCTAAGGAGCCGATCTATTCTGGCGATGGAGTGTACCTCCAAGCAATCTGTCCCCACCGGACCAGCCTCGCACCGCATCTCTTCACTTGGACTATCACATCCACACTCTGCCTCGTTTCCATCATCGTGGGCGCTTTGCTTCGGCTCTCTGCATTCAGGTTCCTAGGTCGAAACTTTACCTTCCAGCTGGCGCAACCAAATACCCTGATAACTGGGGGTTTGTACCGATTGGTACAGCATCCCAGTTACACAGGGCTGTGGTTCCTCGCAGCAGGATACCTGGGATTGGTGATGCGGTGGGACGGTGCAGTAGCCTGTGCTATGGATGATGCGGTGCTTGAGCGACTATccggatggggaggatgggtaGTGGGTGTGATAGTAACAGGGTTGATCTATGCAACGGTGATGCGCGTGCGAGACGAGGAGGGGATGTTGCGGGACCAGTTCGGGCGGGATTGGGAGGAATGGCATATGAGGACGGCACGATTCATCccatatttaatatag
- a CDS encoding uncharacterized protein (COG:S;~EggNog:ENOG410PRMR;~antiSMASH:Cluster_5.8): MTTPSSTDDLQSRREADYERFKTAAAYTFLIASPVLIALPPRKLDNLTVLLTSAFCVSANHLTREHTGRSIVDRIEARISRNPITALSDLPSQRAQEIQAKLKAARDAQIREGSAVGEELERLKARQAQEKPALEKIWMGGETEGWKERRIREEQKALEEGKGYGDLIKEHIWDVWNWGQKGDEKETKEGK, encoded by the coding sequence ATGaccacaccatcatcaacggaCGATCTCCAGTCACGCAGAGAAGCCGACTACGAGCGGTTCAAAACCGCGGCCGCATACACCTTTCTCATTGCATCGCCTGTTCTCATTGCCTTACCACCTCGAAAGCTTGATAACCTGACGGTTCTCCTCACCAGCGCCTTTTGTGTTTCGGCGAATCACCTCACACGCGAACACACCGGACGGAGTATCGTGGATCGGATCGAGGCCCGGATCTCAAGGAACCCTATTACAGCATTGTCGGATCTGCCAAGCCAACGGGCGCAGGAGATACAGGCCAAGTTGAAGGCAGCGAGGGATGCACAGATCCGAGAGGGGTCAGCAGTCGGCGAGGAATTGGAAAGGCTGAAGGCTAGGCAAGCACAGGAGAAGCCGGCCTTGGAGAAAATCTGGATGGGCGGTGAGACggaggggtggaaggagagaagaataaGGGAGGAACAGAAGGCTTTGGAGGAGGGCAAGGGATATGGTGACCTGATCAAGGAGCATATCTGGGATGTATGGAATTGGGGCCAAAAAGGAgatgaaaaggaaacaaaggaGGGGAAATAA
- a CDS encoding uncharacterized protein (COG:G;~EggNog:ENOG410PGZU;~InterPro:IPR020846,IPR011701,IPR036259,IPR010573;~PFAM:PF07690;~SMCOG1005:Drug resistance transporter, EmrB/QacA;~TransMembrane:14 (i79-97o117-137i149-171o177-194i206-223o235-255i281-305o317-342i354-376o396-418i425-444o450-480i487-511o565-583i);~antiSMASH:Cluster_5.8;~go_function: GO:0022857 - transmembrane transporter activity [Evidence IEA];~go_process: GO:0055085 - transmembrane transport [Evidence IEA]): MAVLEKFREAFGRSPSITEESGNNVTMNTVEETKHDPIADEAVRGPEDSEETVSEDASSAHLQIGVNDVEAITKSWSKWSLIAVFANIWLLYFVNAFQSSILSNLLPYVTSSWESHSLLNVIYVVADCMSAAVYIPLAKIMDVTGRAEGFATMAVFATLGLILMATCHNLPTFCAAYVFYTIGFGGMTYCVDVITADASKLKNRGLAYAFTSSPYIITAFAGPKASDDFHLSWRWGFGMFAIIFPVVAAPLYFILKHNLKRAQQQGLVAVNRDARTWYQLVWFYFIEFDIVGVLLFSAGLCVFFLPFDISSYAPDGWASGYIIAMIVVGVVMLVLFCLYEWLLAPVPLFKFGFLFNRTVIGACLLDATYQLSYYCWDNYFTSFLQVVNDLSVAEAGYVSDTFDVVSGVLLLLVGWLISKTGRFKWLLYISVPLYIFAQGLMIYFRRPNQSVGYLVMCQIFISIGGSIFIIIEQLAILAAVDHQHVAAALALLNVVGTIGDAIGATISGAIWDNTFEKALIRYLPESAMSNLENIYEDLETQLSYPTGSVTRTAIQHAYGYAQTRMLAVGTGLMALSFIWIVMIKNINVAKVKQVSGMVF; this comes from the exons ATGGCCGTGCTCGAAAAGTTTCGTGAGGCCTTTGGCCGTAGCCCTTCTATTACCGAAGAATCCGGCAACAATGTTACCATGAACACCGTCGAGGAGACCAAGCATGATCCCATTGCTGATGAAGCAGTCCGTGGTCCTGAAGACTCTGAGGAAACTGTTTCCGAGGATGCCTCTTCAGCGCACCTCCAGATTGGTGTTAACGACGTCGAGGCTATCACCAAGTCTTGGTCCAAATGGTCCCTGATCGCCGTTTTTGCCAA CATCTGGCTCTTATACTTTGTGAATGCTTTTCAGTCCTCTATTCTTTCCAACCTGCTCCCCTATGTCACCAGTTCCTGGGAGTCCCACTCCCTCCTGAACGTCATCTATGTCGTTGCCGACTGCATGTCGGCCGCCGTGTACATCCCTCTGGCGAAAATCATGGACGTGACTGGCCGTGCTGAAGGTTTCGCGACCATGGCTGTCTTTGCTACGCTGGGACTGATTTTGATGGCCACCTGCCACAATCTTCCCACCTTCTGTGCTGCCTAT GTATTCTACACCATTGGCTTCGGTGGCATGACCTACTGCGTGGATGTCATCACTGCTGATGCCTCCAAGCTGAAGAATCGAGGTCTGGCCTACGCCTTCACCTCTTCCCCTTACATCATCACGGCCTTTGCTGGTCCCAAGGCTTCGGATGACTTCCACCTTAGCTGGCGCTGGGGCTTTGGCATGTTCGCCATCATTTTCCCTGTCGTCGCTGCCCCGTTGTACTTCATCCTGAAGCACAACCTAAAGCgcgcgcagcagcagggttTGGTCGCCGTCAACCGCGACGCCCGCACCTGGTACCAGCTTGTCTGGTTCTACTTCATCGAGTTTGACA TTGTTGGtgtccttctcttctccgccggtctctgtgtcttcttccttcccttcgaTATCTCCTCCTACGCCCCCGACGGCTGGGCTTCGGGCTACATTATCGCCATGATCGTCGTCGGTGTCGTGATGCTGGTTCTCTTCTGCCTGTACGAATGGCTCCTTGCGCCCGTGCCTCTTTTCAAGttcggcttcctcttcaaccgTACCGTTATTGGTGCCTGTCTCCTCGACGCCACCTACCAGCTCTCATACTACTGCTGGGACAACTACTTCACCTCTTTCCTGCAAGTTGTCAACGACCTGAGCGTTGCCGAAGCCGGTTACGTCAGTGACACGTTCGACGTCGTGTCCGgtgtcctgctcctcctcgtcggttGGTTGATCAGCAAGACCGGCCGCTTCAAGTGGCTCCTCTACATTTCCGTGCCCTTGTACATCTTCGCTCAGGGTCTCATGATCTACTTCCGTCGTCCCAACCAATCCGTCGGCTACCTCGTCATGTGccagatcttcatctccatcggaGGCAGTATCTTCATCATTATCGAGCAGCTCGCTATCCTGGCCGCCGTCGACCACCAGCACGTCGCTGCCGCCCTGGCCCTCCTCAACGTCGTCGGTACTATCGGTGACGCTATCGGTGCCACCATCTCCGGTGCTATCTGGGATAACACCTTCGAGAAGGCGCTTATCCGCTACCTACCTGAATCAGCCATGTCCAACCTCGAGAACATCTACGAGGACCTGGAAACTCAGCTGAGTTACCCGACTGGTAGTGTTACCCGCACTGCTATCCAGCATGCCTATGGATATGCCCAGACGCGCATGTTGGCGGTTGGAACGGGTCTCATGGCTCTGTCCTTTATCTGGATCGTTATGATCAAGAACATTAATGTTGCCAAGGTCAAACAGGTCTCGGGTATGGTCTTCTAG
- the sidH gene encoding enoyl-CoA hydratase/isomerase family protein (COG:I;~EggNog:ENOG410PKIY;~InterPro:IPR001753,IPR029045;~PFAM:PF16113,PF00378;~SMCOG1023:enoyl-CoA hydratase;~antiSMASH:Cluster_5.8;~go_function: GO:0003824 - catalytic activity [Evidence IEA]) yields the protein MSLRSHSIQHPNFHVSIPHERVVQVTLNRPQKLNSLDLGTSREIQKVWELFDQDESLWVGIITGTGRAFCTGADLQEWNAMNEAGVVNDMSPPGLAGLPRRSGKKPIIAAVNGICMGGGFEMVANCDIVIASVSAIFALPEVKRGIVPVAGCLPRLTRTLGLQRTMDLALTGRSVDARTLYDWGLVTRLVDIGDDVAQAALQIAGVMCNNSPDALIVGREGIRLSWEAGSVEDAVSTLAEHSYPRLVEGANFAEGIRAFVEKRSPQWINSKL from the exons ATGTCACTCCGATCGCATTCCATACAGCATCCAAATTTCCATGTCTCCATTCCCCACGAGCGTGTGGTCCAGGTGACCTTAAATCGCCCCCAAAAGCTCAATTCTCTTGATCTGGGTACAAGTCGGGAGATCCAAAAAGTCTGGGAGCTGTTCGACCAGGATGAGAGCTTGTGGGTGGGTATTATTACTGGTACAGGGAGAGCCTTTTGCACTGGCGCGGATTTACAAG AGTGGAATGCTATGAACGAAGCTGGAGTGGTCAACGACATGTCCCCGCCCGGACTAGCAGGCCTGCCCCGACGAAGCGGCAAGAAACCCATCATCGCAGCGGTCAATGGTATTTGCATGGGGGGCGGGTTTGAAATGGTAGCAAATTGCGACATCGTAATCGCCTCGGTGTCTGCCATCTTTGCGTTGCCGGAAGTTAAGCGAGGAATTGTGCCTGTGGCTGGCTGCCTGCCACGCCTGACCCGGACATTGGGGTTGCAGCGCACGATGGACCTGGCCTTGACTGGCCGCAGCGTGGACGCAAGGACACTCTACGATTGGGGGCTAGTGACTCGGTTGGTTGATATTGGTGACGATGTTGCACAGGCAGCTCTTCAGATCGCCGGCGTCATGTGCAACAACAGTCCGGATGCGCTCATTGTTGGCCGCGAGGGTATCCGGTTGAGCTGGGAGGCCGGTAGCGTGGAGGATGCGGTGTCGACGCTGGCGGAACACTCGTACCCGCGCCTGGTGGAGGGAGCTAATTTTGCCGAAGGTATTCGAGCGTTTGTAGAGAAACGGTCGCCACAATGGATCAACTCCAAGTTGTGA